In a genomic window of Candidatus Thiothrix sulfatifontis:
- a CDS encoding dienelactone hydrolase family protein — MKKLSMLAIAGLSLLASNVMAAVKSEAVQYEHDGTKFVGQMYYDDAVTEKRPGVLVIHEWWGLNDHAKNRAEALAKLGYVAFAADMYGEGKSTDKPEQAKEWMTEVTSDVDAWRATANAGLEQLKKSAKVDAAKLAAIGYCFGGGTILQMAYSGTDIDGVVSFHGSLPSAPDGTEIKTKVLAFHGNADGMVPPATVNKFTEQMEKTGADWQFVAYGSGVRHGFTNPNAGKYGIENLKYDEKADQRSWAGMQAFFNEIFK; from the coding sequence ATGAAAAAACTATCAATGCTGGCAATCGCTGGCTTATCCCTGCTGGCAAGCAACGTCATGGCAGCCGTCAAAAGCGAAGCCGTGCAATATGAACACGACGGCACAAAATTCGTCGGTCAGATGTATTACGACGATGCCGTCACCGAAAAACGCCCCGGCGTATTAGTCATCCACGAATGGTGGGGATTAAACGATCACGCCAAAAACCGTGCCGAAGCCTTAGCTAAACTGGGTTACGTCGCGTTTGCGGCGGATATGTACGGCGAAGGCAAATCCACCGATAAGCCAGAGCAAGCCAAGGAATGGATGACGGAAGTAACCTCCGACGTTGACGCATGGCGTGCCACCGCCAACGCGGGTTTGGAACAGCTCAAGAAAAGCGCCAAAGTAGACGCGGCAAAACTCGCGGCGATTGGTTACTGCTTCGGCGGCGGTACGATCCTGCAAATGGCTTACAGCGGTACGGACATTGACGGCGTAGTGAGTTTCCACGGTTCATTACCGTCTGCACCGGATGGCACGGAAATCAAAACCAAAGTGCTGGCGTTCCACGGCAATGCGGATGGTATGGTGCCGCCTGCGACGGTGAATAAGTTTACGGAACAGATGGAAAAAACCGGCGCGGATTGGCAGTTTGTCGCGTATGGCAGCGGTGTACGCCACGGTTTCACCAATCCGAATGCAGGCAAGTACGGCATTGAAAACCTGAAATACGATGAAAAAGCGGATCAGCGTTCTTGGGCAGGAATGCAGGCGTTTTTCAACGAAATCTTCAAATAA
- a CDS encoding formylglycine-generating enzyme family protein yields the protein MALLYDKRMYATLPDYNSALPLPRMVNIPPGRFLMGGLDERDDVEGGCTLNERPPRYVYIAAFALGRYPVTFEEYDAFCEANRFPLPDDQGWGRGKHPVINVSWDDAQAYCRWLSALNGGHYRLPSEAEWEYATRGGTNAAYPWGMQATAQHANHAMQHGMTTPVGTYPANAFGLHDVCGNVWEWVQDCWHDSYQGAPVNAQAWEEAGNHHERVLRGGSWNDRPRYLRAAYRVKDYASGRQCFRGFRVARSL from the coding sequence ATGGCATTGCTTTACGATAAGCGCATGTACGCAACATTACCCGACTACAACAGCGCCCTCCCCTTGCCCCGCATGGTCAACATTCCACCGGGACGTTTCCTCATGGGCGGGCTGGATGAACGCGACGACGTGGAAGGCGGTTGCACCCTCAACGAACGCCCGCCGCGTTACGTGTACATTGCCGCCTTTGCATTGGGGCGCTACCCCGTCACCTTTGAAGAATACGATGCGTTTTGCGAGGCAAACCGATTCCCACTCCCCGACGACCAAGGCTGGGGGCGCGGCAAGCATCCGGTGATTAATGTCAGTTGGGACGATGCGCAAGCCTATTGCCGCTGGCTCAGCGCCTTGAACGGCGGGCATTACCGCTTACCTTCCGAAGCCGAATGGGAATACGCCACCCGTGGCGGTACAAACGCCGCATACCCGTGGGGAATGCAGGCAACCGCGCAACACGCCAACCACGCGATGCAGCACGGCATGACCACGCCCGTCGGCACGTACCCCGCGAATGCGTTCGGCTTGCACGACGTGTGCGGCAATGTGTGGGAATGGGTGCAAGATTGCTGGCACGATTCCTACCAGGGCGCCCCCGTCAACGCACAAGCATGGGAAGAAGCAGGCAACCACCACGAGCGCGTGCTGCGTGGCGGTTCGTGGAACGATAGACCGCGCTATTTACGCGCCGCCTACCGGGTCAAGGATTATGCCAGTGGTCGCCAATGTTTTCGTGGCTTCCGCGTGGCGCGTTCGCTTTGA
- a CDS encoding type II toxin-antitoxin system Phd/YefM family antitoxin yields MQTIGIKELKTNPAVLTKAMEAKEHLLISKRGKPFALATALDDPLFDLGLKTWLLTRAYADGGLSMGQLARALDKSYTDIAKLLNLLNIPVLDYDLADELDTLESLG; encoded by the coding sequence ATGCAAACCATCGGTATCAAAGAGCTGAAAACCAACCCCGCTGTCTTAACCAAAGCAATGGAAGCCAAAGAACACCTGCTGATTTCCAAACGCGGCAAACCTTTTGCGCTCGCCACGGCGCTGGATGACCCTTTGTTTGATTTAGGCTTAAAAACATGGCTGCTCACCCGCGCCTATGCGGACGGCGGTTTATCCATGGGGCAACTGGCTCGCGCACTGGATAAATCCTATACCGACATCGCCAAGTTACTGAATCTGCTCAATATTCCGGTATTGGATTACGATCTCGCCGATGAACTGGACACGTTGGAAAGCCTCGGATGA
- a CDS encoding PIN domain-containing protein translates to MSAKAFFDTNVLVYAFDKNEPEKQAIAKRLIGQFGGDGQLIVSTQVLQELYVTLSKMGKQALPAEEVEEIVNDFAEYPLVQVDKMIIASAMKRHQSKAFSFWDSLIVEAALQANCQILFSEDMQDGREIEQLVIQNPFK, encoded by the coding sequence ATGAGCGCTAAGGCATTCTTCGATACGAATGTGTTGGTGTATGCGTTCGATAAAAATGAGCCAGAAAAACAAGCGATTGCCAAACGTTTGATCGGTCAGTTTGGTGGTGATGGGCAATTGATCGTGAGTACCCAAGTGCTACAAGAGCTGTATGTCACATTGAGCAAAATGGGTAAGCAGGCACTTCCAGCCGAAGAGGTTGAAGAAATCGTTAATGATTTTGCGGAATATCCTTTGGTGCAAGTGGATAAGATGATTATCGCGTCTGCCATGAAACGTCATCAGAGCAAAGCCTTTTCCTTTTGGGATAGCCTAATTGTGGAAGCGGCGTTGCAGGCGAATTGCCAAATATTGTTTAGCGAAGACATGCAGGATGGGCGGGAGATTGAACAGCTTGTGATTCAAAATCCGTTTAAGTGA
- a CDS encoding Uma2 family endonuclease, producing the protein MKITPEQYLAAEMDAPTRSEYVQGEIYAMAGASDGHVTVNANLITLIKPHLRGSGCKPYINDMKVRIGTDDAYYYPDLLVSCDPADHKRNYIKQSPLLIVEILSSSTEAYDRGGKFAFYRQLTSLQEYVLIDPRTYGVDVFRRTPQNRWELFNFEGADAEVEFASINFHCPMQAVYEDVDFELV; encoded by the coding sequence ATGAAAATTACCCCAGAACAATACCTTGCCGCAGAAATGGACGCGCCCACCCGCAGCGAATACGTCCAAGGCGAAATCTACGCAATGGCAGGCGCAAGCGACGGGCATGTAACCGTAAACGCAAACTTGATCACCCTGATCAAACCCCACCTACGCGGCTCTGGCTGCAAGCCCTACATCAACGACATGAAAGTGCGCATCGGCACGGATGATGCCTACTACTACCCCGACCTGCTGGTTTCCTGCGACCCTGCCGACCACAAACGCAACTACATCAAACAGTCCCCACTGTTAATCGTCGAGATTCTGTCATCCAGCACCGAAGCCTACGACCGAGGCGGCAAGTTTGCCTTTTACCGCCAATTGACCAGCTTGCAAGAATACGTACTGATTGATCCGCGCACCTACGGCGTCGACGTATTCCGCCGCACCCCACAAAACCGCTGGGAACTGTTCAATTTTGAAGGTGCTGATGCTGAAGTCGAATTTGCCAGCATCAATTTCCACTGCCCAATGCAAGCCGTTTACGAAGACGTGGATTTTGAACTGGTTTAG
- a CDS encoding ATP-binding protein has product MLENPFTVRGTIQNPSDFIGRKAELLHIVTRLKTMQSCSVVGERRIGKSSLLYHLFQTGNDRLDDSRFRFVYIELTDACAQTVVDFLQTVLQALDLPTDGIKDDNTLIRNLITFDNAIKTLVAQGVKVVLCLDEFEGLFDNPSEFSDKFFNQFRTMCNHQRLAVVTASRLPLEVYSLEKKLTSPFFNIFSIAELGDFTPPDVEQFIAHYQVIAQFTPQELHFINRYVEAHPLKVQIFCDMLLQWRENGFAWSNDEMLDKTAKVYKQFLGGEHDWRKLSRTKSFFSVESIGEKLALIKAVRDLATGQ; this is encoded by the coding sequence GTGTTGGAAAATCCATTCACTGTGCGTGGCACAATCCAGAATCCCAGTGACTTTATCGGGCGCAAAGCGGAGTTGCTGCACATTGTGACGCGCCTCAAGACGATGCAAAGTTGTTCGGTGGTGGGTGAGCGGCGTATTGGCAAGTCATCCCTGCTGTACCATTTGTTTCAGACGGGCAATGACCGCTTGGATGACAGCCGTTTCCGCTTTGTGTATATCGAACTGACCGATGCTTGTGCGCAAACGGTGGTCGATTTTCTGCAAACTGTATTGCAAGCCTTGGATTTGCCGACTGATGGCATCAAGGATGACAACACACTCATCCGCAATTTAATCACTTTTGATAACGCCATTAAAACGCTGGTCGCCCAAGGCGTGAAAGTCGTTCTGTGTCTGGATGAGTTTGAGGGTTTGTTTGATAATCCATCAGAATTTTCAGATAAGTTTTTCAATCAATTCCGTACCATGTGCAATCATCAGCGTTTGGCTGTGGTGACGGCATCACGCTTGCCGTTGGAAGTCTATTCACTCGAAAAAAAGCTCACTTCGCCGTTTTTCAATATTTTTTCCATTGCTGAATTGGGGGATTTTACGCCGCCAGACGTTGAGCAGTTTATTGCACATTACCAAGTCATTGCACAATTTACCCCCCAAGAGTTGCATTTCATTAATCGGTATGTAGAGGCGCACCCGCTCAAAGTCCAAATCTTTTGCGATATGTTGCTGCAATGGCGTGAAAATGGGTTTGCATGGAGTAATGACGAAATGCTGGATAAAACCGCGAAAGTGTACAAACAGTTTCTGGGCGGTGAACATGATTGGCGTAAATTAAGCAGAACGAAAAGCTTCTTTTCGGTCGAAAGTATTGGTGAGAAGTTAGCCCTCATCAAAGCCGTCCGCGATCTGGCTACAGGACAATAA
- a CDS encoding DUF6516 family protein, protein MKAELITRFRDISPTGDGIELVVWRVPEPVPPTTHGYKYRLVYIVDGKRVVGFDNERGKGDHFHLNDAEYPYTFTGIDPLIEDFLAEVEKWKSAN, encoded by the coding sequence ATGAAAGCCGAGTTAATTACCCGTTTCCGCGACATATCGCCCACCGGCGATGGCATTGAGTTAGTGGTTTGGCGTGTGCCAGAACCTGTACCTCCGACCACGCACGGCTACAAATATCGTCTGGTTTATATCGTCGATGGCAAGCGTGTAGTGGGTTTCGATAACGAACGCGGCAAAGGTGATCATTTCCATCTAAATGACGCTGAATATCCCTACACATTTACCGGCATCGACCCATTGATCGAAGATTTTCTGGCAGAGGTAGAAAAATGGAAAAGCGCAAACTGA
- the trpB gene encoding tryptophan synthase subunit beta, with the protein MPDKAGHFGAYGGRFVAETLMEPIYELEQAYEKLKNDPAFQAEFDRDLKYYVGRPSPLYLAERWSRELGGAKIYLKREDLNHTGAHKINNTIGQALLAKFMGKTRIIAETGAGQHGVASATIAARLGLECIVYMGAEDVQRQAPNVFRMKLLGATVVPVTSGSKTLKDALNEAMRDWVTNVDDTFYIIGTVAGPHPYPAMVRDFQSVIGREARQQILEQEGRLPDALLACVGGGSNAIGLFHPFLADESVAIYGVEAGGDGIETGKHAAPLCAGKPGVLHGNRTYLMEDNNGQIIETHSISAGLDYPGVGPEHAWLKDIGRANYVSVTDAEAMQGFHALTRIEGIIPALETSHALAYAMKLAPTMSKDQSIIVNLSGRGDKDINTIARLEGITL; encoded by the coding sequence ATGCCGGATAAAGCCGGGCATTTTGGCGCATACGGCGGACGTTTCGTCGCAGAAACGTTGATGGAACCCATCTACGAACTCGAACAAGCCTACGAAAAGCTCAAAAACGACCCCGCTTTTCAAGCCGAATTCGATCGCGACCTCAAATATTATGTCGGTCGCCCTAGCCCGCTGTACTTGGCAGAACGCTGGTCACGCGAACTCGGCGGCGCAAAAATTTACCTCAAGCGCGAAGATCTGAACCATACCGGCGCACACAAGATTAACAACACCATCGGTCAAGCCTTGCTCGCCAAATTCATGGGCAAGACGCGCATTATCGCTGAAACCGGCGCAGGTCAGCACGGCGTAGCCTCCGCCACCATTGCTGCACGTTTAGGGTTGGAATGCATCGTCTACATGGGCGCAGAAGACGTGCAACGCCAAGCCCCCAACGTATTCCGCATGAAATTGCTCGGCGCAACCGTCGTCCCTGTCACCTCCGGCTCAAAAACTCTCAAGGACGCGCTCAACGAAGCGATGCGCGATTGGGTAACGAACGTCGATGATACCTTCTATATCATTGGCACGGTCGCAGGCCCGCACCCATACCCCGCAATGGTACGCGATTTCCAATCCGTGATCGGGCGTGAAGCGCGTCAACAGATTCTGGAACAGGAAGGGCGTTTGCCGGATGCGTTACTCGCCTGCGTCGGTGGCGGTTCTAATGCCATCGGCTTGTTCCACCCCTTCCTCGCGGATGAATCCGTCGCCATTTACGGCGTGGAAGCAGGCGGTGACGGCATCGAAACCGGCAAGCACGCCGCGCCATTATGCGCAGGCAAACCGGGCGTATTGCACGGCAACCGCACCTATTTAATGGAAGACAACAACGGGCAAATCATTGAAACGCATTCGATTTCCGCCGGATTGGACTACCCCGGTGTCGGCCCCGAACACGCTTGGTTGAAAGACATCGGTCGTGCCAACTACGTGTCGGTGACGGATGCGGAAGCCATGCAAGGTTTCCACGCCTTAACCCGCATCGAAGGCATTATTCCGGCGCTAGAAACCAGTCACGCGCTGGCCTATGCGATGAAACTGGCGCCTACCATGTCCAAAGATCAAAGCATTATCGTCAACCTCTCCGGGCGTGGCGACAAAGACATCAACACCATTGCACGGCTGGAGGGCATTACGCTATGA
- the trpA gene encoding tryptophan synthase subunit alpha, with protein sequence MSRIAACFAALKAQGKTALIPYVTAGDPHPSITVPLMHRMVAAGANIIELGVPFSDPMADGPTIQQAHERALLHNTSLHDILGMVAEFRQTDSTTPVVLMGYLNPIEIMGYAEFAKAAEAAGVDGALTVDLPPEEGMGVLPLFREHGIDPIFLLSPTTPERRIATVAQAGGGFIYYVSLKGVTGASTLDVGQVVAHIAKIRQHTDLPLGVGFGIKDAATAAAVAKTADAVVVGSAVIKLIEATPHDHAAIMDNISDLLVSMRTALDA encoded by the coding sequence ATGAGTCGCATCGCCGCTTGTTTCGCCGCCCTCAAAGCGCAGGGCAAAACCGCATTGATTCCTTACGTGACGGCAGGCGATCCGCACCCGTCGATCACCGTGCCGTTGATGCACCGCATGGTGGCTGCCGGTGCCAATATCATCGAACTCGGTGTGCCGTTTTCCGACCCAATGGCGGATGGCCCCACGATCCAGCAAGCGCACGAACGCGCTTTATTGCACAACACCAGTTTGCACGACATCCTCGGCATGGTGGCAGAATTCCGCCAAACTGACTCAACTACGCCCGTGGTGCTAATGGGCTATTTGAACCCGATTGAAATCATGGGTTACGCCGAATTTGCCAAAGCCGCCGAAGCAGCGGGTGTGGACGGTGCGCTGACGGTGGATTTACCGCCGGAAGAGGGCATGGGCGTATTGCCGTTGTTCCGTGAACACGGCATTGACCCGATTTTCCTATTGTCGCCGACCACGCCAGAACGCCGCATTGCAACCGTGGCGCAAGCCGGTGGCGGTTTCATTTACTACGTGTCGCTGAAAGGTGTGACGGGTGCCAGCACGTTGGATGTGGGGCAAGTCGTCGCCCACATCGCTAAAATCCGTCAACACACCGATTTGCCACTGGGCGTGGGTTTTGGCATCAAAGACGCTGCCACCGCCGCCGCCGTCGCAAAGACCGCCGACGCCGTGGTGGTCGGCAGTGCGGTCATCAAATTGATCGAAGCGACACCGCATGACCATGCTGCTATTATGGACAATATCAGTGATTTGCTGGTTTCCATGCGCACGGCGCTGGATGCTTGA
- the accD gene encoding acetyl-CoA carboxylase, carboxyltransferase subunit beta, which yields MSWFEKLRLPSRIRTDATNTEKKSIPEGLWHQCPSCQAVLYRAELERNLDVCPKCNHHMRLSGRRRLEVFLDPHGREEIAINVAPIDMLKFRDTKKYKDRLLAAQKETGEKDALIVMKGTVLNVPLIAAAFDFRFMGGSMGSVVGERFVRGAEAAMAHKIPYICFAASGGARMQEALFSLMQMSKTSAVLTRLSDKGVPFISVLTDPTMGGVSASFAMLGDIHIGEPKALIGFAGPRVIEQTVREKLPEGFQRSEFLQEKGAIDMIVHRRDMRATVADLVSLMQHKPCPINTTVLDAV from the coding sequence ATGAGCTGGTTTGAAAAACTGCGGCTGCCATCACGCATCCGTACCGATGCGACCAATACTGAAAAGAAGTCCATTCCTGAAGGGCTGTGGCATCAATGCCCATCCTGCCAAGCGGTATTGTACCGGGCGGAACTGGAACGCAACTTGGACGTTTGCCCCAAGTGCAATCACCACATGCGCCTCTCAGGGCGGCGGCGTTTAGAGGTGTTTCTCGACCCGCACGGGCGTGAGGAAATTGCTATCAATGTCGCGCCCATTGACATGTTGAAATTCCGTGATACCAAAAAGTACAAAGACCGTTTGCTGGCAGCGCAGAAAGAAACCGGCGAAAAAGACGCGTTGATTGTCATGAAAGGCACTGTTTTGAATGTGCCGCTGATCGCTGCGGCATTTGATTTCCGTTTCATGGGCGGGTCAATGGGGTCAGTGGTGGGTGAACGTTTTGTGCGTGGCGCGGAAGCGGCAATGGCGCACAAGATTCCCTACATTTGCTTTGCGGCGAGTGGCGGGGCGCGAATGCAGGAAGCGTTGTTTTCATTGATGCAAATGTCCAAAACCAGTGCGGTATTGACACGCTTGAGCGATAAAGGCGTGCCATTTATTTCGGTGCTGACTGATCCGACAATGGGCGGGGTATCGGCAAGTTTTGCGATGTTGGGCGATATTCACATTGGTGAGCCGAAAGCCTTGATCGGATTTGCCGGGCCGCGCGTGATCGAACAGACGGTGCGTGAAAAACTGCCGGAAGGTTTCCAGCGCAGCGAGTTTCTGCAAGAAAAAGGCGCGATTGATATGATTGTGCACCGGCGGGATATGCGCGCCACGGTTGCTGATTTGGTATCCCTTATGCAGCACAAGCCTTGCCCGATTAATACCACGGTGTTGGACGCGGTTTGA
- the folC gene encoding bifunctional tetrahydrofolate synthase/dihydrofolate synthase: MKTKTLDDWLRWQETQFLTEIKLGLERIRCVAERMGLLHLPVPVLTVGGTNGKGSTCAMLTRILSLQGYSVGTYTSPHLLRYNERIALNGVPVRNADICAAFAAIDLARDDIDLTYFEFGTLAAVWCFLRAKVDVMVLEVGLGGRLDACNLWDADVAMITSIGIDHVEWLGDNREAIGYEKSGIMRAGKPVICGDPQPPASIASEAARIGAQLWQYGRDFSADNVPQPALVGEVQRQNAAVVVTALQQLAEKLPVTPAVIAEGLASVRLMGRMQRILAAPEVILDVAHNPHAATQLAAWLKKNPVNGKTFAIFSILADKDIVGVLEIMAAQVDEWHVVALSSKRAPRHHELLALMRATGIRQPIHGHSDFERAWHVIGLKAKKQDRVVAFGSFLVVSAMLEIDIR; the protein is encoded by the coding sequence TTGAAGACAAAAACACTCGATGATTGGCTGCGTTGGCAGGAAACGCAATTTCTGACCGAAATCAAGCTGGGGCTGGAACGAATTCGTTGCGTGGCTGAGCGCATGGGCTTGCTGCACTTGCCCGTGCCGGTGTTGACAGTGGGCGGTACGAATGGCAAAGGCTCTACTTGCGCGATGCTGACCCGGATTTTGTCACTGCAAGGTTATAGCGTTGGCACTTACACTTCCCCGCATTTGTTGCGTTATAATGAACGCATTGCATTGAATGGCGTGCCGGTGCGCAATGCGGATATTTGTGCCGCGTTCGCCGCGATTGATCTGGCGCGTGATGACATTGATTTGACTTACTTTGAATTTGGGACGTTGGCGGCGGTGTGGTGTTTTTTGCGAGCCAAGGTCGATGTCATGGTATTGGAAGTCGGCTTAGGCGGGCGTTTGGATGCGTGCAATCTGTGGGACGCGGATGTCGCGATGATTACCAGTATCGGCATTGATCATGTGGAATGGCTGGGCGACAACCGTGAAGCCATCGGTTATGAAAAATCCGGGATTATGCGAGCAGGCAAGCCAGTAATCTGCGGCGACCCGCAACCTCCCGCCAGCATTGCCAGCGAAGCCGCCCGCATCGGAGCGCAGTTGTGGCAATACGGGCGGGATTTTAGCGCAGATAATGTGCCGCAACCCGCGTTAGTGGGCGAGGTGCAACGCCAAAATGCCGCCGTTGTGGTCACTGCTTTGCAACAATTGGCAGAAAAACTACCCGTTACCCCCGCCGTTATTGCCGAAGGCTTAGCCAGCGTGCGCCTCATGGGGCGGATGCAGCGCATATTAGCCGCGCCAGAAGTCATCCTTGATGTGGCGCACAACCCCCATGCCGCCACGCAATTGGCAGCATGGCTGAAAAAAAATCCAGTAAACGGCAAAACATTCGCAATTTTTTCTATACTTGCAGATAAGGATATTGTCGGCGTGTTGGAAATCATGGCAGCGCAAGTGGATGAGTGGCATGTGGTGGCCTTGTCGAGCAAACGCGCCCCGCGTCATCACGAACTGTTAGCGCTGATGCGAGCCACTGGTATCCGCCAGCCTATTCACGGGCACTCTGATTTCGAGCGTGCGTGGCATGTGATAGGTTTAAAGGCAAAAAAACAGGACAGAGTGGTGGCATTCGGCTCTTTTCTGGTAGTATCCGCCATGCTGGAAATAGATATTCGTTAA
- a CDS encoding SPOR domain-containing protein: MDNKATTKRMIGAVVLVLVAALLLAWLLKGKNRDGQQDMAMNQTAETKPILGFPGVGGDDQKPTIIGDDPNAVAQQQGAGIDVAQQTQDAGTAQQAGGLNVIPGVEVKLPDTVPNTTGFDVRPVAGDEVRDVVDTDGKVKDGTGSMGTGNAKAGTPPVAAPVAEQQPAPAATKAPVAETKTSQAAAPSASQKDKPAATAAPEEKKPSSKVVLVNEKPVPRAVSEASAAQAAKKAAEEKAAAALAAKKAAAEKAAKLEAEKAAAAKSVALAAGGGAGNFTVQVLASADKAKADAAAGPLKADGYNVAVSTATVNGKTVYRVNVTGFADRAAAEAAQAKMKSRYKQNAAIQQSYVTSSK, translated from the coding sequence ATGGATAATAAGGCTACAACCAAACGCATGATTGGCGCGGTCGTGTTGGTACTCGTTGCCGCATTACTGTTGGCATGGTTGCTGAAAGGCAAAAACCGTGACGGTCAGCAAGACATGGCAATGAATCAAACGGCTGAAACCAAGCCGATTCTGGGCTTCCCCGGCGTTGGTGGTGATGATCAAAAACCCACAATTATCGGCGATGACCCCAATGCGGTGGCTCAGCAACAAGGCGCTGGCATTGACGTTGCACAACAAACGCAAGATGCAGGCACCGCTCAACAAGCCGGTGGTCTTAATGTCATTCCGGGGGTTGAGGTTAAACTGCCGGATACTGTTCCTAATACCACGGGTTTTGATGTGCGCCCGGTCGCGGGCGACGAAGTGCGCGATGTGGTCGACACGGATGGCAAAGTGAAAGATGGCACGGGTAGCATGGGAACGGGCAATGCGAAAGCCGGTACGCCGCCAGTTGCCGCGCCAGTGGCTGAACAACAACCCGCGCCCGCTGCGACTAAAGCGCCGGTGGCTGAGACCAAAACCAGTCAAGCCGCTGCACCGTCTGCCTCTCAGAAAGATAAGCCTGCGGCTACGGCTGCACCTGAAGAGAAAAAGCCTAGCAGCAAAGTCGTGCTAGTGAATGAGAAGCCCGTACCGAGAGCCGTTTCAGAAGCCAGCGCTGCTCAGGCTGCTAAAAAAGCAGCGGAAGAAAAAGCGGCTGCTGCACTGGCTGCTAAAAAAGCCGCTGCCGAAAAAGCCGCTAAGCTTGAGGCTGAAAAAGCGGCTGCTGCTAAATCGGTTGCATTAGCGGCAGGTGGCGGCGCAGGCAATTTCACTGTTCAAGTGTTAGCCAGTGCGGACAAGGCGAAAGCAGATGCGGCTGCTGGCCCGCTGAAAGCAGATGGCTACAATGTCGCGGTATCAACGGCTACGGTTAATGGTAAGACTGTTTACCGCGTCAATGTCACTGGGTTTGCTGATCGCGCGGCGGCTGAAGCGGCGCAAGCGAAGATGAAATCGCGTTACAAGCAGAACGCAGCGATTCAACAAAGTTATGTGACTAGCAGCAAATAA